GGTGACGATTCCGAGCGAGGCGTTGTAGTCGGCGGTGACGAAGAGGTCGTAGTCGCTGCGCGTGAACCCGGGTCCATAGATCGCCGCGGGCCAGGGTGGCGGGAACTGCGCCGGGTCGGGCGTCACGGCGATGACGCCGAGCCTGTCGGCCCCGAATGGCACCGGCGTCTGGGTCGTGGGGACCGGCGGGATCTCCCCGTCGGTGAAGCCGTCGCCGACGCCGTACGGATTGTCTTGTCGGCCCGAGGCCGAGGCGAACTGGTATCGAGGCGAGAGGAAGCTGCCGAATGCGTAGTACCCCGCGCCGCCGGGCGGGATCAGGTTGGGCACCGCGGTCGACTGAAAGGCTCCAGGGGCGGTCGGATCGACCTTCACCTGGTCGGTGCGGACGATTCCGTTGAACGGATCGACGAGCGACGGCTCGACGCTCGCCGCGAGGAAGACGTCGTTAACGCCGTTCTGGGTGAACGTGAGCTTGCGGCTCGCGGTCGACGTCGATGCGTCGGGAAATCTCGCCAGCACGTAGGCGTTGGCGCTGTTGGACAGGGGAAGGTCCATCGACTGGCGGATGCGCACGAGCTCGCCAGTAGCCGTCCGAGTCGTGAACCGGACCACGCACGCTCCGCCGCACGCATTGACGCGATGGCCAGCGTTGTCGAGGATGCCGTTGGTGACGTGGATACGGTAGGAGGTGTTCTCGCTGAGGAAGCCGTCGCTGATTCCGGCCAAGGTGTTCGTGGCCGGGTCGAAGGTGAGCTGGCGCAGACCGCTGAAAAAGCCTCCCTTGTCCGTGCTGATGAAGAAGTCTGACGCGTTCACGGATCCGAGGTTGATCGCACCGGTGAACGGCACGAGCACCCGCGGCTGCAGATCGAACCCGTCGAGCTTGTTGAGCTGGGCGAAGGCGTCGCAGATCGAGTAATCGGCGTTGGTGCACGACGGCTGCACGACGCCTCCGATGTTCGGATAGTCGATGCCCTCGCGGAAGTTGATGCGCCGCCCCGTCAGCTGGCTTGCGTCTGCGACCGTGAAACCGTTGTCCGGGAAGATCCGCGAGCCATAGCTGCGGCCGCGCCTGACGGCAACCGTCGACCCGGCCGAGACCCATGGTGTGGCGGGCACGGAAGCGAAGAGGAGGCAGGCGGTCAGCAGGTTCCAGCGAAGTCGCGTCATCTCGTGCCTGCCTTCAACGACGAACGCCGAGTCGCGGTGGTCATAACCGCCTCCGTCTTCTGCGCGTGCGCGGACGAGGGCGCGCATGCCCTCACGCGGGTCTCACCACTCCTCGGTCTCGGCGGCCTGAGCCGCAATACCGTGAACGGGCGAAATACGCAGCCTAGTGACGGGAGCGGATCGAGCGCCGCCGTACGCGCGCACACTGACGCGTCCCGTTGCCATGCCCGTGAGCCTCACGCTATCAGGGGCGACCAAGCTCCCCGCACTTGTTCGCATCTGCGGACACAATTTTTGGAACCGTTCCAAGGCGGGAGAAAGCGCCACCTGGCAGCCCTCAGTCGACGGGCGCCGGCCGACCTGCTCCTGATCACCCCGCCATGCCGATGACCTCCTCCGCGCCCTCGTCGGCCAGGCAATTTGACAAGGTGAGTAGCGACGTCCGAGAATCGCTGTTCCGATGATCTTCGAGGAGGTGCGTGTGGTCGGGTGCCTCTCTCATCTCGTGGGCTGCCCCGAGACGTGCCCCGCATTCGGCACAGAAGCGGCGCTCGGGCCGGTTGTCGTGATCGCAGGACGGGCAGCGCATCGCGTGGCTTCTTGGGTGCGGTGACTACCACGACGGGAGCGAACCTCCGAACGGTGTTCGAGCAGCGAACCACCGTCGCACAGGAATCGTGGAGAAGCTGGCCGCGCCCCTGGGGGACGCGTTCCGGGGAATCGGCCGTAGCACGTTCCGCCGCGACAGGCGGGGGTTCTCCGAGGTCCTACCGAGCGCGGAGCGAGCCCAGACCTGGAACGCGAGGTCACGCTCTATCACGCCATTCACTGCGACCGGACGACGGAACGCTGCCGCGACGTTCGGGACGTTCGCTTCGTCACCTGCCGACGGGACCGATTCGGGTGGCACTCGTCGAAGCGTGGCATGGTTGCAGTGACCGGCCAGTCCGGAGCCCGACGACTCATGCGAGTATCGCTACTGCGCGCCCCTTGAACTCCTTGATCACCCGCTCGATGGGGTGGGTGGTCCCCTAGAACACTACGCCGAGTAGGGTTTTCAGCAGTTCTTCCAGCGGCATCATGGTCAGTGCCAGCGGTACAATCGGGGCGATTGTAGCGACCACGAGTTGAAGGACGGTCTCCTTCGTAACCGGTGCGATGCGCATGGTCCGTACCACCTCGAAACTATTGCCCAGATCAGCGAGGGACTGGATGTCGCTGCTACCCACGAACGGCTCATCGGCAGGCGCGCCGCCGCGCAGCCATTTGGCATCGAACTCGCGCACGTAACGCTCGGCCAGCGTGCCATATTCGCGAAGGCCCGTCCGCTTCGCCTGAGCCAGCTGAGGCGCAAACACCAAGAGCGGGCCGAGGACCACGCACATCAGAACGCCGACCGTGACGGCGATCTCGACCTTGTACTCAGGCAGTGTGGCCCCGAGGAAGAAAATGCGGTTGGCCAGCTGTCCGGCAAGCAGGGCGCCGTGCGCTACCGCGAGCAGGGCGAAGGCGTAGACCGTGTTGGAGAGAAATCCCAGGCCGCCGACGCGATCCGGATGCGTGGGAACCAAGCTCAACTCGATGCGTGATACCTGCCAGAGAAAACGGCTCCAGATGAATAGTCGAAAATACCAGCGGACCAGCAGGAACTGGAAGATCGGCAGGCTCACGTAGCCATACCACATCCCAGCAAGCGAGACCTTCGAGCCGTCGACGGATGGTATCGCGTACCACGTGGCCGAGTCGAGTGCCAGGTACTGGCGCCAGACGATCTGGATACCAACCACATACACGAAGGCGATCAGCAGCACCTCGGCGAGCACCGAGTTGCGCAGCCGAAATGCCGACGCGATGGCGGCATTGAACCGCGTCATGGCACTCTCGGGAACCACACTGCGTTGCAGGAATTGCTGCACCAGAGGACGCATGCGCCGGTGCACCACGAGCTCGGCAGCGATCAACAGGGGCAGCGCCACCAAAAAGCGAACGTGGACTTCCAGGTCCAGCAGGAAGGGTACGGCCACGCTCCCGCGCAGCACTTGTCCTTCCAGAGCGGAGAGCGCCAAGAGCGGCGGCCAAGCAAACAGCACGAGGACGATGATCCGTTGGCGCACCAGCATCAGCGCATCGTCGGACAGGTGCGCCCGACGCAGAAGCTGGAAAAGCGGTCCGCCCAGGACGAGGGAGAAATCTTGCGGAGCCGGGACCGAACCCAAGGCGTCTCTGGACTCTAATGTCCGGGGCTGTTTGGTGCCGCTTTGACCACTCATTGCCGGTCCCTTCGCTGCGTTCGAGACTATGCCGCCTCTCCCCCATGTGATCGTTCAGACACCGAGCCTGCCTCTATCACATAAGCCGCAGCTGCCGCACGCAGCGGTCGTTTCCCGTGATTGCGCCCACGGAAGACAAGCCGCTCAGACGCCGAGGCCTGACGCCATAGGCGGCCGCTTTTGCGGCGGAGTCCCGCCACCGGCGCTTCCACTCGCGCGGCGTCAGCTCCAGCACGAGCTGGGCGGGGTGTGCCGAGACGCTCGATGAAATCGTGCAGAATACGGGCCTCGTGGATTGCCGAAGCCAGCAGAGATGTCGAGCACCAACGCAGTTGTCGTTATGGAGCGTGCCCTCGTCACCCATCACGATCATCGGGAGCCCGATGGAGAGCATCGTGACGGTGAGGAGGTTCTTCACCTGACGGTTCCGGAGATTCTCGACGGCGGGATCGTCGGTCGGCCCTTCGACGCCACAGTTCCAGCTCCGGTTGTCGTCGCACCCGTCGCGGTTCTGCTCGCCGTTCGCCTCGTTGTGCTTGCGGTCGTACGAGACCAGATCGTTGAGCGTGAAGCCATCGTGGCACGTCACGAAATTCACTCTCTGCTCTGGCTCGCGCTCTTTGTGGCCGTATATCTCGGGGCTGCCGACCAGGCGGTCGGCGAAGCGCCGCAGCGAGCCGTGCGCGCCGCGGAAGAAGTCGCGGGCGTCGTCGCGGAACCGCCTGTTCCACTCCTTCCAGCTGTCCCCGACGAAGCTGCCCACCTGGTACAGGCCCGCCGCGTCCCAGGCCTCGGCGAAGAGCTTGGTGGCGGCGAGCGCCGGGTCCGACTCGATGTCCCAGAGGACGGGCGGATTCGGCATCGGCTGCCCCGACTCATCGCGCGTCAGGATCGACGCGAGATCGAACCGGAATCCGTCCACGTGCATCACCTCGACCCAGTACCGGAGGCTGTCCACGATCATCCGGCGGACGGTGGAGTCGTTGGCGTTGAGCGTGTTTCCACAGCCGGTGTAGTCGGCGTAGCGAGTGCGGTCGTGCTGCAGGATATAGTACGTCGCGTTGTCCAGGCCCCGGAAGCACAGCGTAGGCCCATGGTGATCGCCCTCCGCGGTGTGATTGAACACGACGTCGAGGATCACCTCGAGGCCCGCCCGGTGCAGCGCCTTCACCATGTCACGGAACTCGTCGACCGGACCCAGCGGATCTCGACGCGAGCTGTACGCCTGGTGGGGCGCGAAGAACGAGACCGGCTGGTAGCCCCAGTAGTTGACCCCGTTCGGCGCGCTCTGGGCGTCGAACTGGAACACCGGCAGCAGCTCCACGGCCGTCACCCCGAGGTCGCGGAGATACGGGATCTTCTCGATCAGGCCGGCGTAGGTGCCGCGCGTCTTCTCTCCGACCCCCGAGCTCGGATGGCGCGTGAACCCGCGCACGTGCGTCTCGTACACGATGGTGCGCGCGGACGGCCGGCGCAGCGGCGCGTCCCCTTCCCACTCGTACGCGTTCGGGTCCACCACCACGCTCTTCATCGCCGTGGCGGTGTTGTCACCGTGCTCGGCAGCCGCAGCGCGCCGGTAGCCGTCCGGCACGACCACGCCGCGCCCGTACGGGTCGAGGAGCACCTTCTCGGCGTCGAA
The window above is part of the Deltaproteobacteria bacterium genome. Proteins encoded here:
- a CDS encoding glycogen-debranching protein gives rise to the protein MAAAAPRAGEGTSAPLGATPSEEGVNFSIFSRHATSMELLLFDGVDDARPARAIRVDPAVNRTYHYWHVFVPGLRPGQIYGYRVEGPSDPARGLRFDAEKVLLDPYGRGVVVPDGYRRAAAAEHGDNTATAMKSVVVDPNAYEWEGDAPLRRPSARTIVYETHVRGFTRHPSSGVGEKTRGTYAGLIEKIPYLRDLGVTAVELLPVFQFDAQSAPNGVNYWGYQPVSFFAPHQAYSSRRDPLGPVDEFRDMVKALHRAGLEVILDVVFNHTAEGDHHGPTLCFRGLDNATYYILQHDRTRYADYTGCGNTLNANDSTVRRMIVDSLRYWVEVMHVDGFRFDLASILTRDESGQPMPNPPVLWDIESDPALAATKLFAEAWDAAGLYQVGSFVGDSWKEWNRRFRDDARDFFRGAHGSLRRFADRLVGSPEIYGHKEREPEQRVNFVTCHDGFTLNDLVSYDRKHNEANGEQNRDGCDDNRSWNCGVEGPTDDPAVENLRNRQVKNLLTVTMLSIGLPMIVMGDEGTLHNDNCVGARHLCWLRQSTRPVFCTISSSVSAHPAQLVLELTPREWKRRWRDSAAKAAAYGVRPRRLSGLSSVGAITGNDRCVRQLRLM